GGGTGCTTGTGGGCGCCATGGTTCTATCAGCGCATCGAGGTTCAGTGCGTCGGCGAAGTCCAGAAACTGATCGCGCAGCCAACTGATCTGCGTGCCGGCGGGCAGTGTCACGGTGAACGTCGCGTTGAGCATCGTGCCGCCGGTTTGTGGCGCCTGATAGGTGTCACAGATCAGATTCTCCAGTTCGACGTTGTGGTCGATGAAGAACTGGCACAGCTCATTGATGATGTCCGGGCGATACGCCGAACTCACGTAAGCCACATAAGGCAGCGCTTCCGGACGGCTTTCCAGCGACGCGCTGCGCACGACGCTAACGGTGAAGGCGTGTTTCTTCGACAGATTCGGCAGGCCGGTTTCCAGACGCGCCAGGGCGTCCCAACTGCCGGTTATCTGAAGGATCAGCGCGCTGGTTTCGCCATGACGGGTCAACCGGGAACTGACCACCGAACAGCGGTTTTCGTGACTGGCGCGGCACAGGACGTTGGTCAGCTCCATTGGGTTGGCGCCAAGGGCACTGATGACAAGGAATTGTTCGCGAACTGTGGGGATTGACGACATGCAGCATTCCTAAGCGATGAGCGGTCGGTACATTATTGGCTTGTGCAGCGGATCCGACGAGCGACGTCGTTGCAAAAAGCCCTGCGTTGCTAGCGATTCGGGCTCGTGTGAGCCGGCCACGGCTAGCCGTGACCACGCCTGGGCGGGGTTTGCGACGACGAAAACAGGTGATCGAACGAGCTGAACAGGTGACCAGTACCGATCAAAGATCGAAGGGTAGCGAAAACCGTCGCTCAGGGGAATGCCAGTAGCGCGGTACTTCGCTTGTGCAAGGATGATGGCGCCAGTACCATTACCGCTCTCTTTTTCCGGCAGGAGCGGTTTGCATGATTGCGGGCAGTATGGTGGCACTGGTCACACCTATGGATGCACAAGGTCGTCTGGACTGGGACAGCCTGAGCAAACTGGTGGACTTTCACCTGCAAGAGGGCACCAACGCCATTGTTGCCGTCGGCACCACGGGTGAATCCGCTACTCTGGACGTCAACGAGCACATCGAAGTCATCCGGCGCGTCGTTCAGCAGGTAAACGGCCGTATCCCGGTGATTGCCGGAACGGGCGCCAACTCCACCCGCGAGGCGGTCGAGCTGACCACCAACGCCAAGAATGCCGGGGCTGATGCCTGCCTGTTGGTCACGCCGTACTACAACAAGCCAACTCAGGAAGGCCTGTACGAGCATTTCAAGTTCATCGCCGAAGCCGTCGACATTCCGCAGATTCTTTATAACGTGCCGGGCCGGACCGCATGCGACATGAAGGCCGAGACCGTTATCCGTCTTTCGAGCATCAAAAATATCGTCGCCATCAAGGAAGCCACCGGCGACCTGCAGCGCGCCAGGGACATCCTGGCGGGCGTCAGCAGTGATTTCCTGGTGTACTCCGGCGATGACGCTACGGCCGTCGAGCTGATGTTGCTGGGTGGCAAAGGCAATATTTCGGTCACCGCCAACGTTGCCCCACGCGCCATGAGTGACCTGTGCAAGGCGGCGATGGCTGGAGACGCAGCCACCGCTCGCGCTATCCACGAAAAACTGATGCCCCTGAACAAGACATTGTTCATCGAATCGAACCCTATCCCCGTGAAATGGGCCCTGCATGAAATGGGTTTGATGCCGGACGGTATCCGTCTGCCGCTCACCCGGCTCAGCGAAGCCTGTCAAGAACCGCTGCGTCAGGCCCTGCGCCAGTCCGGCGTACTGGTTTAATGAGGAAGCAATACGCAATGAAGCGACTGGCCGGACTTTCCGCACTAGCCCTGATTATCTCCAGCACCAGCGGTTGCAGCTGGTTGTTTGGACAAGACGGTTATTTCCGTGATCGCAGCAGCGATTATCTGGAAGCAACCCAGAAACCACCGATGCAGTTGCCTGCCGGCGTTCAGGAATCCAAGCGTCTGGATCCGCTGTTGCCGATTCCGCGCAACGTCGCTGACGATGCGCAAAAGGGGGGCGAATTCAAGGTGCCGCGTCCGCAGCCGTTGGCCGCCGCTCAGGATTCCACCGATTTCAGCCTGCAGAAAAGCGGCAGCAATCGCTGGATTCTGGCCCAGCGTTCCCCGGCTGAAGTCTGGCCTGTGGCGCATCAGTACTTTGAAGACAACGGTTTCCGCATTGCCGAAGATCGTCCTGCGACCGGTGAATTCAACACCACCTGGCAGCGTATGGACGAACTCTCGGCCGCTGTTTCCAAGCGTATGAGCACGGGCGGTTCGGCTGCTGACACGGAAACCCGCGTACGGGTTCGTATCGAGCCAGGCGTTCAGCGCAACACCAGCGAAATCTACGTGGTGAGCGTTCAGCGTCCCGCCGGCAGCACCGCTGAGGCCGATTTCCCATCCAACAGCACCAATGTCGGCCTCGACTCGGTGCTCACCGATGACATGCTCGCAAGCCTGAGCCGTAATGCCGAGAAAGGTGGTTCC
The DNA window shown above is from Pseudomonas sp. BSw22131 and carries:
- a CDS encoding glycine cleavage system protein R encodes the protein MSSIPTVREQFLVISALGANPMELTNVLCRASHENRCSVVSSRLTRHGETSALILQITGSWDALARLETGLPNLSKKHAFTVSVVRSASLESRPEALPYVAYVSSAYRPDIINELCQFFIDHNVELENLICDTYQAPQTGGTMLNATFTVTLPAGTQISWLRDQFLDFADALNLDALIEPWRPQAPM
- the dapA gene encoding 4-hydroxy-tetrahydrodipicolinate synthase produces the protein MIAGSMVALVTPMDAQGRLDWDSLSKLVDFHLQEGTNAIVAVGTTGESATLDVNEHIEVIRRVVQQVNGRIPVIAGTGANSTREAVELTTNAKNAGADACLLVTPYYNKPTQEGLYEHFKFIAEAVDIPQILYNVPGRTACDMKAETVIRLSSIKNIVAIKEATGDLQRARDILAGVSSDFLVYSGDDATAVELMLLGGKGNISVTANVAPRAMSDLCKAAMAGDAATARAIHEKLMPLNKTLFIESNPIPVKWALHEMGLMPDGIRLPLTRLSEACQEPLRQALRQSGVLV
- the bamC gene encoding outer membrane protein assembly factor BamC; this translates as MKRLAGLSALALIISSTSGCSWLFGQDGYFRDRSSDYLEATQKPPMQLPAGVQESKRLDPLLPIPRNVADDAQKGGEFKVPRPQPLAAAQDSTDFSLQKSGSNRWILAQRSPAEVWPVAHQYFEDNGFRIAEDRPATGEFNTTWQRMDELSAAVSKRMSTGGSAADTETRVRVRIEPGVQRNTSEIYVVSVQRPAGSTAEADFPSNSTNVGLDSVLTDDMLASLSRNAEKGGSVSLVAARDYDTPSRVSLSEDGSGNPVLNLGADLDRAWSSVGRALGQGDWRVEDINRSLGLYYINLAEKADRPENKPGFFGRMFGSDESKEQIEARADRYQVRLSKVGDNVQVTVEKNINTVAPAEIARRVLGVIQDNLG